In a single window of the Hoyosella subflava DQS3-9A1 genome:
- a CDS encoding VOC family protein — MTRMLFVNTYVNDVVAAKEFFGALGFTFNDQFSDETTICMIVNELTCVMLMTPDRFQGFIADDMCDTAKAREALLCISADTRADVDRIVETALGQGGTKWMEPQDHGFMYGRAFRDPDNHVWEVMWMDPAVAAGEAPAEVATAG, encoded by the coding sequence ATGACAAGAATGCTTTTTGTCAATACGTACGTGAACGACGTTGTGGCCGCGAAGGAGTTCTTCGGGGCGCTGGGTTTCACGTTTAATGATCAGTTCAGCGACGAAACTACGATTTGTATGATCGTGAATGAGCTGACGTGCGTCATGCTGATGACGCCGGACCGATTCCAGGGCTTCATCGCTGACGACATGTGTGACACCGCGAAGGCGCGTGAGGCATTGTTGTGCATCTCCGCGGACACCCGTGCTGACGTCGACCGCATCGTGGAGACCGCCCTAGGTCAGGGCGGGACCAAATGGATGGAACCGCAGGATCACGGCTTCATGTATGGTCGCGCGTTCCGTGACCCCGACAATCACGTCTGGGAAGTGATGTGGATGGACCCGGCGGTCGCTGCGGGCGAGGCACCCGCTGAAGTGGCTACCGCGGGCTGA
- a CDS encoding thioesterase family protein, giving the protein MSSSNGPFYKRGPEADGWQSFTATQATVGVWSASTQHGSPPAALLVKALEEFEPRANTRISRVVVEILGPLPVSECRLRTWVERPGRRIQLLGAELQAEGADGAFRTVAKAYGWRLETSDTSHVADAPGVVHDPLLPPHEGEPWDPAHTFGPGYISAIEWSSIRRPSRSGKPGQTWGRPRVLLVDDEPLTPLQRLFTVVDSANGIGAKLDIREWTYLNTDLTVHIHRLPEGEWIGLSAKTTAGPDGIGMCSAVIYDEKGPVGRSAQTLLISPR; this is encoded by the coding sequence ATGAGTAGCAGCAATGGTCCTTTTTATAAACGTGGACCTGAGGCTGACGGCTGGCAGAGCTTCACAGCAACACAGGCCACAGTGGGTGTCTGGTCAGCTTCCACCCAGCATGGTTCACCGCCCGCAGCACTGCTCGTCAAGGCTCTCGAGGAGTTTGAGCCGCGCGCGAACACCCGGATCTCACGGGTGGTTGTCGAAATTCTTGGCCCCCTACCGGTTTCCGAGTGCCGTCTCCGGACGTGGGTCGAACGTCCGGGCCGCCGTATTCAGCTGCTTGGCGCGGAACTCCAGGCCGAAGGCGCAGACGGTGCCTTCCGAACCGTCGCGAAAGCCTACGGTTGGCGGCTGGAAACTAGCGATACTTCCCATGTCGCCGATGCGCCCGGAGTTGTGCATGACCCGCTGCTTCCGCCCCATGAAGGCGAGCCGTGGGATCCGGCGCACACCTTCGGCCCCGGCTACATCAGCGCAATCGAATGGTCGTCGATTCGTCGGCCCAGCCGCTCTGGGAAACCAGGGCAGACATGGGGGCGCCCACGCGTGCTACTTGTGGACGACGAACCGCTGACTCCGCTGCAACGGCTGTTCACAGTCGTCGATTCGGCCAACGGCATCGGCGCGAAACTCGACATCCGCGAGTGGACCTACCTCAACACCGATCTCACAGTGCACATCCACCGCCTCCCCGAAGGTGAGTGGATCGGGCTATCAGCCAAGACGACCGCCGGGCCCGACGGAATCGGCATGTGCAGCGCTGTGATCTACGACGAGAAAGGGCCGGTGGGAAGATCCGCTCAAACGCTGCTAATCAGCCCGCGGTAG
- a CDS encoding RecB family exonuclease: MSAAASDRVRRPLALSPSRANDFKQCPLLYRFRAIDRLPEAPSRAQVRGTVVHATLEALYELPAAQRQRGTATSLIQPVWEQACAETPELAELIGDERSTFFGEVEQLVQRYFEMEDPTRFDPESCELLVEAQTEDGVALRGFVDRIDVAPTGEVRVVDYKTGRSPSEMSTGQALFQMKFYALVIYRVRGVVPTQLKLIYLGDGRTLTYAPEAGELLRFERTLSAIWSAIRAAGDSGDFRPSPGRLCDWCDHKSHCPSFGGTPPAYPGWPEAVTA; encoded by the coding sequence GTGTCGGCAGCGGCGTCGGACAGGGTACGCAGACCCCTGGCTCTCTCACCGTCGCGTGCGAATGACTTCAAACAGTGTCCGCTGCTCTACCGTTTCCGAGCCATCGACCGGCTACCTGAAGCGCCCAGCCGCGCGCAAGTCCGCGGCACGGTTGTGCACGCGACTCTCGAAGCGCTCTACGAGCTACCTGCTGCGCAGCGCCAGCGGGGCACAGCAACATCGCTTATCCAGCCAGTGTGGGAGCAAGCATGCGCGGAAACGCCGGAGCTTGCTGAACTCATCGGTGACGAACGCAGCACGTTCTTCGGTGAGGTCGAGCAGCTCGTACAACGCTACTTCGAAATGGAAGATCCCACCCGGTTTGATCCTGAGTCGTGCGAGTTGCTCGTGGAGGCGCAGACTGAGGACGGTGTGGCGCTCCGCGGGTTCGTGGACCGTATTGACGTTGCCCCAACCGGCGAGGTCCGCGTCGTGGATTACAAGACTGGCCGCAGCCCAAGCGAGATGAGTACCGGCCAGGCTCTTTTTCAGATGAAGTTCTATGCGCTGGTGATCTACCGGGTTCGCGGAGTCGTCCCAACGCAGCTGAAGCTGATCTATCTCGGTGATGGACGCACGCTTACTTACGCGCCCGAAGCCGGTGAACTCCTTCGCTTCGAGCGCACACTGTCCGCCATCTGGAGCGCGATTCGCGCCGCTGGTGATTCGGGCGACTTTCGGCCCAGCCCCGGCCGATTGTGCGATTGGTGCGACCACAAGTCCCACTGCCCATCGTTCGGTGGGACACCCCCCGCATACCCTGGGTGGCCAGAGGCCGTAACCGCGTGA
- a CDS encoding tRNA (adenine-N1)-methyltransferase, whose translation MTAQSGPFREGDRVQLTDAKGRRYTLLLTAGGEFHTHRGSIPHDDLIGSDEGSVVKSGNGTAYLALRPLLTDYVLKMPRGAQVIYPKDAAQIVHEGDIFPGARVLEAGAGSGALTCSLLRAVGPTGTVISYEVREDHAEHAVRNVENFYGERPTNWNLTVGDVAEYEGQVDRVVLDMLSPWEVLPAVSKALIPGGVLIVYVATTTQLSRVVEGLRELQCWTEPRAWESLVRDWNVVGLAVRPGHRMQGHTAFLVSARRLAEGVIAPKPQRRPSKG comes from the coding sequence ATGACAGCGCAAAGCGGGCCATTTCGTGAGGGTGACCGAGTGCAGCTCACCGACGCGAAGGGCCGCCGCTACACCCTTCTGCTTACCGCGGGCGGTGAGTTCCACACCCACCGGGGATCGATTCCCCATGACGATCTGATCGGATCGGACGAAGGCAGTGTCGTGAAATCCGGAAACGGCACCGCGTACCTCGCGCTGCGGCCGCTACTCACGGATTACGTGCTCAAAATGCCACGCGGAGCGCAGGTCATCTACCCGAAGGACGCGGCACAGATCGTCCACGAAGGTGACATCTTTCCCGGTGCACGAGTGCTCGAAGCGGGCGCGGGTTCGGGTGCCCTCACGTGCTCACTGCTGCGCGCCGTCGGCCCGACAGGGACCGTCATTTCGTATGAGGTCCGCGAGGACCACGCCGAACACGCCGTTCGCAACGTCGAAAACTTCTACGGGGAACGGCCCACAAACTGGAACCTCACAGTCGGGGATGTCGCGGAGTACGAAGGTCAGGTCGACCGGGTCGTGCTCGACATGCTGTCGCCATGGGAGGTGCTCCCTGCCGTGTCGAAGGCCCTGATTCCAGGCGGCGTCCTTATCGTCTATGTCGCCACGACAACACAGCTGTCACGCGTCGTCGAAGGACTGCGGGAATTGCAATGCTGGACTGAACCCCGTGCCTGGGAGTCTCTGGTGCGGGACTGGAACGTCGTCGGGCTCGCCGTCCGTCCTGGGCACCGGATGCAAGGCCACACCGCGTTCCTGGTGTCCGCGCGGCGACTCGCCGAAGGTGTGATCGCGCCAAAGCCCCAGCGGCGCCCTTCGAAGGGATGA
- a CDS encoding patatin-like phospholipase family protein — protein MTFSEHPVVDVLRARRSAQSSPGERRDGHRVAFVVEGGGPRGAYSAGMLTALKALGLIDAADALFGVSAGAFNAAWVLAGQSALGASLWSDPAVTSQTFRGRNVLRGRPIVDSTHLVRTVYTRQVRMNFQAVLDHPISFHPVATDADTGESVDLCPLVSDVESLKLALEATSTLPLLGGPPVKLGGRRFVDAGVSEPVPVHRALQWQATHVLVLRTNPATVRPEPIPRHQRWFMRAWLQRRAPGTVDTWLARYERETADEDVIERHEANGACPAILQIRPPDGAAGGIRGFRDLAGMRAAVDIGHRAVLNAVGSLPDS, from the coding sequence ATGACATTCTCCGAACATCCGGTAGTGGATGTCCTGCGTGCGCGGCGATCAGCGCAGAGCTCACCAGGGGAGCGGCGTGACGGCCACCGCGTGGCCTTTGTCGTTGAAGGTGGTGGGCCGCGCGGCGCCTACTCCGCCGGGATGCTCACAGCACTTAAAGCACTCGGATTGATCGATGCTGCAGATGCGCTGTTCGGTGTATCTGCGGGAGCATTCAACGCGGCCTGGGTGCTTGCAGGCCAATCCGCGCTGGGCGCCTCCCTATGGTCAGATCCGGCTGTCACCTCCCAAACCTTCCGTGGGCGTAATGTGTTGCGCGGCCGACCCATTGTCGACTCCACCCATTTGGTCCGCACTGTGTACACCCGTCAGGTGCGGATGAACTTCCAAGCTGTACTTGACCACCCCATTTCATTTCACCCCGTCGCCACCGACGCAGACACTGGTGAAAGCGTGGACCTGTGCCCACTGGTCTCCGACGTCGAGTCGTTGAAACTGGCGCTCGAGGCAACCTCCACGCTGCCGCTACTCGGCGGCCCACCGGTGAAACTCGGCGGAAGACGGTTCGTCGACGCCGGAGTCAGCGAACCGGTGCCTGTCCACCGTGCTCTTCAATGGCAGGCCACACACGTCCTTGTGCTGCGAACAAATCCGGCTACAGTCCGGCCCGAACCGATACCCCGGCACCAGCGTTGGTTCATGCGTGCGTGGCTGCAAAGGCGCGCACCCGGCACCGTCGATACCTGGCTCGCTCGCTACGAGCGGGAGACGGCAGACGAGGACGTGATCGAGAGGCATGAGGCGAACGGTGCTTGCCCCGCAATACTGCAGATCCGGCCTCCTGACGGCGCCGCGGGCGGAATACGTGGCTTCCGCGATCTAGCCGGGATGCGGGCGGCAGTCGACATTGGGCATCGCGCGGTGCTGAATGCTGTGGGATCGCTTCCAGATAGTTAA
- a CDS encoding APC family permease: MTRSDAPLSRSLSLSDSVVIGLAAMIGAGIFAALAPAAQAAGQYLLAALAIAAAVAYCNANSSARLAAIYPSSGGTYVYGRERLGEFWGYLAGWGFVVGKTASCAAMALTVGTYAWPGHEKPIAVVTVLAVTGVNYAGVQKSARAARIIVALVLLVLLGVVVIAFLEAGGPHLPASTATIGVAGVLQAAGLLFFAFAGYARIATLGEEVRNPETTIPRAIGIALGIALGVYAVVAFAVLSVLGADGLADATDPLARAVAAVTGAEQVVRVGAVVAATGALLSLVLGVSRTTFAMARDGHLPQPLAVVHPRFRVPHRVELAVGAIVIVLVLATDLRGAIGFSSFAVLTYYLIANLSAWTLSRRVRSRIVPALGAIGCVVLACTLPTASVVAGAVVLLAGATLYAGRRRIAGERQPLS, translated from the coding sequence GTGACGCGGTCCGATGCGCCATTAAGCAGAAGTCTGAGCCTCAGCGATTCAGTGGTAATCGGCCTCGCCGCGATGATCGGTGCAGGTATTTTCGCAGCGCTTGCGCCCGCCGCGCAAGCCGCCGGACAGTACCTCCTCGCCGCACTCGCGATCGCCGCGGCGGTCGCGTACTGCAACGCCAACTCCTCGGCGCGGCTAGCAGCGATCTACCCGAGCTCCGGCGGAACCTACGTCTACGGCCGCGAACGGCTCGGTGAGTTCTGGGGCTACCTCGCCGGATGGGGTTTCGTAGTCGGAAAAACCGCGTCGTGCGCGGCGATGGCACTGACTGTCGGCACGTACGCGTGGCCCGGCCACGAAAAGCCCATCGCAGTGGTAACCGTCCTCGCTGTCACCGGGGTCAACTATGCGGGTGTTCAGAAGTCCGCCCGTGCTGCGCGGATCATTGTTGCGCTGGTGCTCCTCGTGCTCCTTGGAGTGGTCGTCATCGCCTTCCTCGAAGCGGGAGGACCGCACCTGCCCGCGAGCACGGCGACGATCGGAGTCGCGGGAGTCCTGCAGGCTGCGGGCCTGCTATTTTTTGCATTCGCTGGGTACGCGCGGATCGCAACATTAGGCGAAGAAGTCCGCAACCCAGAAACGACGATTCCCAGGGCCATCGGTATCGCGCTGGGTATTGCGCTCGGTGTGTACGCCGTCGTCGCGTTCGCGGTGCTGTCAGTTCTGGGCGCAGACGGGCTCGCTGACGCGACAGACCCGCTCGCCCGTGCAGTCGCTGCAGTCACCGGCGCGGAACAAGTCGTGCGTGTGGGTGCCGTTGTCGCCGCCACAGGAGCCCTGCTCTCGCTTGTACTCGGCGTGTCACGAACGACGTTCGCAATGGCGCGCGACGGTCACCTGCCCCAGCCGCTGGCGGTCGTGCACCCGCGGTTCCGCGTGCCGCATCGTGTGGAACTGGCCGTAGGGGCCATCGTGATTGTCCTGGTCCTGGCGACGGACTTGCGCGGCGCGATCGGCTTCTCGTCATTCGCTGTCCTGACGTATTACCTCATCGCGAACCTGTCGGCATGGACTCTCTCCCGTCGCGTCCGGTCGCGGATCGTGCCCGCACTGGGTGCGATCGGGTGCGTTGTCTTGGCGTGCACGCTGCCCACTGCCTCCGTTGTAGCTGGGGCAGTCGTACTCCTGGCTGGGGCGACGCTCTATGCGGGGCGCAGGCGAATAGCCGGTGAGCGCCAGCCACTCAGCTAA
- a CDS encoding arsenate reductase ArsC, translated as MSAPSFGATEFGRNDLSIDHQIALRTASTRLAEAFTGVFGPETIERFLHSSYDQFASTATVPNFIPLLAERFARQRLKALARVEGLHHDGKPTVLFLCTHNAGRSQMALGFFEQLAGENAVAWSGGSEPGNAINQAAIHAMAERGIDISGEYPKPWTDEIVQAADVVITMGCGDACPIFPGRRYEEWSLDDPAGRTIDDIRPIRDEIERRVRSLLDDLGVATA; from the coding sequence ATGTCAGCCCCGTCTTTCGGCGCCACTGAATTCGGCCGCAATGACCTTTCCATCGACCACCAGATTGCCCTCAGGACCGCATCAACCCGTCTCGCAGAAGCCTTTACGGGAGTCTTCGGTCCGGAGACGATCGAACGCTTCCTGCACTCGTCGTACGACCAGTTCGCAAGCACCGCAACAGTGCCCAACTTTATTCCGCTCCTCGCTGAACGTTTCGCCAGGCAGCGGCTGAAAGCCCTCGCACGCGTGGAGGGTCTGCATCACGATGGCAAACCGACCGTGTTGTTTCTTTGCACCCACAACGCGGGGCGCTCTCAGATGGCGCTTGGCTTCTTCGAACAACTCGCCGGCGAGAACGCCGTTGCGTGGTCGGGAGGCTCGGAACCCGGAAACGCAATCAACCAAGCCGCCATCCACGCGATGGCGGAACGCGGCATCGATATCTCAGGCGAGTATCCGAAACCGTGGACCGATGAAATTGTCCAAGCAGCAGATGTGGTCATCACAATGGGATGTGGCGACGCCTGCCCAATCTTCCCCGGCCGCCGGTACGAAGAATGGTCTCTCGACGACCCGGCAGGACGCACGATCGACGATATTCGGCCAATTCGCGACGAAATAGAACGGCGCGTTCGCTCCCTGCTCGACGACCTCGGCGTAGCAACGGCCTGA
- a CDS encoding arsenate reductase/protein-tyrosine-phosphatase family protein codes for MSTDLPPPVRAAIHAALGDPARVELADLVAEGDRSPSELQTALEMKSNLLAHHLGVLERANIVRKRRSEADRRRTYWTLVPGTLEALLPRTVRTVPRVVFVCTHNSARSQLATALWSQNSTVPATSAGTDPARTIHPRALAAARRHALPLTPMTPRRLDEVRAPGDVLIAVCDNAHEQLSPNEQRLHWSVPDPARDDTDAAFDQAVDELSRRIARVAPTFQQPIDPSTK; via the coding sequence ATGTCCACTGACTTACCTCCCCCAGTGCGAGCGGCCATCCACGCCGCTCTCGGCGACCCTGCCCGCGTGGAACTCGCAGACCTCGTCGCCGAGGGTGACCGGTCGCCATCCGAACTGCAGACCGCGCTCGAAATGAAGTCAAACCTGCTCGCCCACCATCTCGGCGTGCTCGAACGCGCCAATATCGTGCGGAAACGGCGCTCTGAAGCAGATCGCCGACGGACCTACTGGACACTGGTACCCGGCACCTTGGAAGCACTGCTCCCGCGAACCGTCCGGACTGTCCCCCGTGTGGTCTTCGTCTGCACGCACAACTCGGCGCGATCGCAACTCGCTACGGCGCTCTGGTCGCAGAACAGCACTGTGCCCGCGACCTCAGCGGGAACAGATCCAGCCCGCACAATTCATCCCCGGGCTCTCGCTGCGGCGCGACGGCATGCCCTGCCCCTCACCCCAATGACTCCGCGGCGACTCGACGAAGTGCGTGCGCCTGGCGACGTCCTTATCGCCGTGTGCGACAACGCGCACGAGCAACTCAGCCCCAACGAGCAGCGGCTGCACTGGTCAGTGCCTGATCCCGCTCGGGACGACACCGACGCGGCGTTCGACCAGGCCGTCGATGAGCTGTCTCGCCGTATCGCGCGCGTCGCGCCCACATTCCAGCAACCGATCGACCCATCTACGAAATAG